A genomic stretch from Spirochaetota bacterium includes:
- a CDS encoding ATP-binding cassette domain-containing protein has product MDKIIQVNSVSQNFFVKDPNRLAYYIPVKALEDITFDVIRNTTLSIVGESGSGKTTIGNIVLGAIKPTKGDVLWYGKSIFNKQVKKDYLKIIHTVSQNPLSSLNPRMNVKSIITEPLLFREKLSNKEAEDRIAKVVEDVKLSKDILYKYPHELSGGEKQRVSIARSIISQPSIIVLDEPVSSLDVSIRAQILNLLVDIKARYGLTYIYISHDISTTRFISDYLLVLYKGRIMEIGNSESIFSNPTNPYTRFLLSSVPNQKIVEEFKTLEREEESKGCPFYNRCPIATSICKTTFPDKKIIKENHISYCHNI; this is encoded by the coding sequence ATGGATAAAATTATTCAAGTTAATTCAGTATCCCAAAACTTTTTCGTAAAAGACCCAAATAGACTTGCGTATTATATACCTGTCAAAGCACTTGAAGATATAACTTTTGATGTTATTAGAAATACAACTTTATCTATCGTAGGTGAAAGCGGTTCAGGTAAGACAACGATAGGAAACATCGTTCTAGGTGCGATTAAGCCAACAAAAGGAGATGTCCTATGGTATGGAAAATCAATATTCAATAAACAAGTTAAGAAAGATTACCTTAAAATCATACACACAGTTTCCCAAAACCCTCTGAGTTCCCTTAACCCCAGAATGAACGTAAAGAGCATAATAACTGAACCCCTACTCTTCAGAGAAAAATTGTCAAACAAAGAGGCTGAGGACAGAATAGCAAAAGTTGTTGAAGATGTGAAATTGAGTAAAGACATACTTTACAAATATCCACACGAGTTAAGTGGAGGAGAAAAGCAGAGAGTAAGCATCGCAAGAAGTATCATATCACAACCATCTATCATAGTTCTGGATGAACCAGTATCTTCTTTAGATGTATCTATAAGAGCACAGATACTCAACCTACTTGTTGACATCAAGGCAAGGTATGGACTTACCTATATCTACATATCTCACGACATTTCAACCACAAGGTTCATATCAGACTACCTTCTAGTTCTGTATAAAGGTAGGATAATGGAAATCGGAAACTCAGAGAGTATCTTTTCAAATCCTACAAACCCATACACCAGGTTTCTTTTATCTTCTGTCCCTAACCAGAAAATTGTAGAAGAGTTCAAAACTCTTGAGCGAGAAGAAGAAAGTAAAGGTTGTCCATTCTACAATCGCTGCCCTATAGCAACTTCAATCTGCAAAACCACATTCCCAGACAAGAAAATAATTAAGGAAAACCACATATCTTACTGCCACAACATATAG